The following proteins are encoded in a genomic region of Methylobacterium tardum:
- a CDS encoding phosphoesterase, with protein MTALAAHGAAFAGLAARFGPGTPVVLCHDDADGLSAGALLARALTRAGHSETRVRVIGRGESPWSAALRDELAAQTPGGLVVADLGVEAEPILPGVPTVLVDHHVPRSWPEADAATVISGHADAPIPTTSLLALACATALGRADDLAWLAGIGLVGDLGERGASSDFPEIMGPLRKSYTAKALREAVSLVNAPRRTASGDARAALALLLRASGPAEIVTGTAPEAEALREARSEVKAALDAARRIPPLFAGPVALIRCDSPCQIHPLVAQSWTGRLRRQVVIGANASFRAGFVHFAARSASEPDLITFLRDRAPPLGPDDQFAQGHRRATGGQVRVETWNRFVTDLGFGPEARAP; from the coding sequence GTGACCGCCCTCGCGGCACACGGAGCCGCCTTCGCCGGCCTCGCCGCACGCTTCGGACCGGGCACGCCGGTGGTCCTCTGCCACGATGACGCGGACGGCCTGTCGGCGGGGGCCCTCCTGGCCCGAGCCCTCACGCGCGCCGGGCACAGCGAGACCCGGGTCCGCGTCATCGGCCGCGGCGAGTCGCCGTGGTCGGCCGCCCTCCGCGACGAGCTCGCGGCCCAGACGCCCGGCGGCCTCGTGGTCGCCGATCTCGGCGTTGAGGCCGAACCGATCCTGCCGGGCGTGCCGACAGTGCTGGTGGATCATCACGTGCCGCGCTCCTGGCCCGAAGCCGACGCGGCCACGGTGATCAGCGGTCACGCGGACGCGCCGATCCCCACCACCAGTCTCCTCGCGCTGGCCTGCGCGACGGCCCTGGGCCGTGCGGACGATCTCGCGTGGCTCGCCGGGATCGGGCTCGTCGGCGATCTCGGCGAGCGCGGCGCGAGCAGCGACTTCCCCGAGATCATGGGTCCGCTGCGAAAATCCTACACCGCCAAGGCGCTGCGCGAGGCCGTGAGCCTCGTCAACGCGCCGCGGCGCACGGCCTCGGGCGACGCGAGGGCCGCCCTGGCGCTGCTCCTTCGTGCCTCGGGCCCGGCGGAGATCGTCACCGGGACCGCTCCAGAGGCCGAAGCCCTGCGCGAGGCGCGTTCCGAGGTGAAGGCCGCGCTCGATGCCGCGCGCCGGATCCCGCCGCTCTTCGCCGGTCCGGTCGCCCTGATCCGCTGCGACTCCCCGTGCCAGATCCATCCGCTCGTCGCGCAATCGTGGACCGGCCGCCTGCGCCGGCAGGTGGTGATCGGCGCGAACGCGTCGTTCCGCGCCGGTTTCGTGCATTTCGCCGCGCGCAGCGCATCCGAGCCGGACCTGATCACGTTCCTCCGGGACCGCGCACCGCCGCTCGGACCGGACGACCAGTTCGCCCAGGGGCACCGACGCGCCACCGGCGGCCAAGTCCGCGTCGAGACCTGGAACCGCTTCGTGACCGATCTCGGCTTCGGCCCGGAAGCCCGGGCCCCGTGA
- a CDS encoding winged helix-turn-helix transcriptional regulator, translating to MRRAAPDPVIEAQRRGPIPDDVDPAIEALVNDIIGKVADKWTMLVLEALDAHGTLRFTQLGKAVGRISQKMLTQTVRQMERDGLVRRRVHPVIPPRVDYTLTPLGRSLGAAFCGVWIWAETHHAEIERARRAFAAAEASDLTADAETP from the coding sequence ATGCGCAGGGCCGCCCCGGATCCCGTGATCGAGGCACAGCGGCGCGGGCCGATCCCGGACGACGTCGATCCCGCGATCGAGGCGCTGGTGAACGACATCATCGGCAAGGTGGCCGACAAGTGGACCATGCTGGTCCTCGAAGCCCTGGACGCGCACGGGACCCTTCGGTTCACGCAGCTCGGCAAGGCCGTGGGCCGGATCAGCCAGAAGATGCTGACGCAGACGGTCCGGCAGATGGAACGGGACGGTCTCGTGCGGCGCAGGGTCCACCCAGTGATCCCGCCGCGCGTGGATTACACGCTGACGCCGCTGGGCCGGAGCCTGGGGGCCGCCTTCTGCGGCGTGTGGATCTGGGCCGAGACGCACCACGCCGAGATCGAGCGGGCCCGTCGGGCATTCGCGGCGGCCGAAGCGTCGGACCTGACCGCCGACGCCGAGACGCCGTGA
- a CDS encoding alkene reductase, with translation MPSSPILQPVTIGDLELKNRVVMAPLTRSRSNNEGVPPDFAADYYGQRASAGLIIAEATNISPQGVGYAYTPGIWSDAQVESWSRIVRTVHANDGLIFLQLWHTGRISHPELQPGGALPVSASAIKPEGTAFTQDGMKPHVTPRALETDEIAGIVADYRRAAENAKRAGFDGVEIHSANNYLLEQFVRDSTNRRADRYGGTVENRLRFPLEVVQAVTEVWGGGRRVGIRISPATTQPGETPLDSDPHVTYGAYLDALSGFDLLYVHAIEGVTQQSRDVPDGIDFLDLRRRFKGAYIGNNDLTLDLAEKELAEGRADLFSFGRPYLANPDLVGRFASGAPLAEAPKAYWYGGGANGYSDWPGMNGPVPVRR, from the coding sequence ATGCCGAGTAGCCCGATCCTCCAGCCCGTCACTATCGGCGACTTGGAGCTCAAGAACCGCGTCGTGATGGCGCCGCTGACCCGCAGCCGCTCCAACAACGAGGGCGTGCCGCCGGACTTCGCGGCCGATTACTACGGGCAGCGGGCCAGTGCCGGCCTGATCATCGCCGAGGCGACCAACATCTCGCCGCAGGGCGTGGGCTACGCCTACACGCCGGGCATCTGGTCCGATGCGCAGGTGGAGAGCTGGTCGCGGATCGTCCGGACGGTCCATGCCAATGACGGCCTGATCTTCCTCCAGCTCTGGCACACCGGCCGGATCTCGCATCCCGAGCTTCAGCCGGGCGGGGCGCTTCCGGTCTCGGCCTCGGCGATCAAGCCGGAGGGCACGGCTTTCACGCAGGACGGCATGAAGCCTCACGTGACGCCGCGGGCGCTGGAGACCGACGAGATCGCCGGGATCGTCGCGGATTACCGGCGGGCGGCCGAGAACGCCAAGCGTGCCGGGTTCGACGGCGTCGAGATCCACTCGGCCAACAATTACCTGCTGGAGCAGTTCGTGCGCGACTCGACCAACCGGCGCGCCGATCGGTACGGCGGCACGGTCGAGAACCGCCTGCGCTTTCCCCTGGAGGTGGTCCAGGCCGTCACCGAGGTGTGGGGCGGCGGCCGGCGCGTCGGCATCCGGATCTCGCCCGCTACGACGCAGCCCGGCGAGACGCCGCTCGATTCCGATCCGCACGTCACCTACGGCGCCTATCTCGACGCGCTCAGCGGGTTCGATCTGCTCTACGTCCACGCGATCGAGGGCGTGACCCAGCAATCCCGGGACGTGCCGGACGGGATCGATTTCCTCGACCTGCGCCGCCGGTTCAAGGGCGCCTATATCGGCAACAACGATCTGACCCTCGACCTCGCCGAGAAGGAATTGGCCGAGGGGCGCGCCGACCTGTTCAGCTTCGGCCGCCCCTATCTCGCCAATCCCGACCTCGTCGGCCGTTTTGCCAGCGGCGCGCCACTCGCGGAGGCGCCGAAAGCCTACTGGTATGGGGGTGGTGCCAACGGCTATTCCGACTGGCCCGGCATGAACGGACCGGTCCCGGTGCGCCGGTGA
- a CDS encoding methyl-accepting chemotaxis protein, translating into MGFVRDKDLHARIKALDRSQAVIEFATDGTILAANKNFLDTLGYALDEIRGRPHAELADPAYRESDAYRDFWASLRRGDYQAGEFKRIGKDGRAVWLQATYNPILDRRGRPLKIVKFASDVTEQVTRAIAYEGQIRAINRSQAVIEFALDGTILTANDNFLAAMGYRLEEVTGRHHSLFIEPEVRDSAAYRAFWDRLGRGEYDVAEFKRRAKGGREVFIQGSYNPIFDRDGRPLKIVKFATDVTAQVLDRQRRTELQTALARDLDAIAEASSKVSRQAGEGAQSSAHVSGDIQSIASGAEQIATSVAEISAQVVQASEMSGRAVEQAQATQAIISGLNDSAEQIGAVVALIQTIAAQTNLLALNAAIEAARAGTAGRGFAVVASEVKALADQTAKATEQIAVQITGTQTATEKAVAAVGSIQATIVGLNTVAATIATAVEEQSAVTRAMSATMQTAAQGVGAITSGLGLIAESAGQADEATQTLRAAAQSLA; encoded by the coding sequence GTGGGTTTCGTGCGCGACAAGGATCTGCACGCCAGGATCAAGGCCCTGGACAGATCTCAAGCCGTCATCGAATTCGCGACCGACGGCACGATCCTGGCCGCCAACAAGAACTTCCTCGACACGCTGGGCTACGCGCTGGACGAGATCCGGGGCCGACCGCATGCGGAACTCGCCGATCCGGCATACCGGGAGAGCGACGCGTATCGCGACTTCTGGGCGTCGCTTCGTCGTGGGGATTACCAGGCCGGCGAATTCAAGCGGATCGGCAAGGACGGTCGCGCGGTCTGGCTTCAGGCGACCTACAATCCCATCCTGGACCGACGCGGCAGACCGCTCAAGATCGTCAAGTTCGCCAGCGACGTCACCGAGCAGGTGACGCGCGCCATCGCCTACGAGGGTCAGATCCGGGCGATCAACCGCTCCCAGGCGGTGATCGAGTTCGCGCTCGACGGGACGATCCTGACCGCCAACGACAACTTCCTCGCCGCCATGGGGTACCGCCTGGAGGAGGTCACGGGGCGTCATCACAGCCTGTTCATCGAGCCGGAGGTCCGCGACAGCGCCGCGTACCGGGCGTTCTGGGACCGTCTGGGCCGCGGTGAGTACGATGTCGCCGAGTTCAAGCGCCGCGCCAAGGGCGGCCGCGAAGTCTTCATCCAGGGCAGCTACAACCCGATCTTCGATCGGGACGGACGCCCCCTGAAAATCGTCAAGTTCGCCACCGACGTCACCGCGCAGGTGCTCGATCGCCAACGCCGGACGGAGTTGCAGACGGCGCTGGCCCGGGACCTGGATGCCATCGCGGAGGCGTCTTCGAAGGTCTCGCGACAGGCGGGAGAGGGCGCGCAATCGTCGGCCCACGTCTCCGGCGACATCCAGTCGATCGCGTCGGGAGCGGAGCAGATCGCCACCTCGGTGGCGGAGATCAGCGCTCAGGTCGTGCAGGCGTCCGAGATGTCCGGACGGGCCGTGGAGCAGGCCCAGGCGACGCAGGCGATCATCTCGGGTCTGAATGACTCGGCCGAGCAGATCGGCGCGGTTGTGGCGCTGATCCAGACCATCGCGGCCCAGACGAATCTGCTGGCGCTCAACGCGGCCATCGAGGCGGCCCGCGCCGGCACGGCGGGCCGGGGCTTCGCGGTCGTCGCCTCCGAGGTGAAGGCGCTCGCCGATCAGACCGCGAAGGCGACCGAGCAGATTGCCGTCCAGATCACCGGAACCCAGACCGCGACCGAGAAGGCGGTGGCGGCGGTCGGCTCGATCCAGGCCACGATCGTGGGTCTCAACACGGTGGCGGCCACCATCGCCACGGCCGTCGAGGAGCAATCCGCGGTGACCCGCGCGATGTCGGCGACTATGCAGACCGCAGCACAAGGGGTTGGGGCGATCACCTCGGGACTCGGTCTCATCGCCGAGTCCGCCGGCCAAGCCGACGAGGCCACGCAGACGCTGCGCGCTGCGGCTCAGAGTCTCGCCTAG
- a CDS encoding acyl-CoA dehydrogenase family protein, with amino-acid sequence MDQRTPINLAFDAVAAARQAAIAAAERADAQDRDDGFPAEDVADLAQCGLLAAPVPSSDGGVGLGEEPGARKLAAVLRLVGYGSLALGRLYEGHVNALQLVARYGAPAQQARLFADARAGHLFGVWNTNRPGDSLCLGEDGRLRGVKTFASGAGYVTRALVTVTREPDAASLMLVVPLEPGSRADLTGWRAHGMRASATGTVDFEDIAVGADAILGGRDDYQRQPTFSSGAWRFAAVQLGGIEAVFDAWRAHLGATGRGGDPHQRARLGEGAIAVEGARHWIERAARIVAENDLPPERVVAFVNLTRLAVEKAGLDVLQLAQRSVGLQGFLRPHPLERLSRDLATYLRQPAPDGALTSAAEEILRVRGAAEHLWAGRAE; translated from the coding sequence ATGGACCAGAGGACTCCGATCAATTTGGCCTTCGACGCCGTCGCGGCCGCGCGACAGGCGGCGATCGCTGCGGCCGAGCGCGCCGACGCCCAGGATCGCGACGACGGCTTTCCGGCCGAGGATGTCGCCGACCTCGCCCAATGCGGCCTGCTCGCCGCGCCGGTTCCGTCCAGCGACGGTGGAGTCGGGCTCGGCGAGGAGCCGGGCGCGCGCAAGCTTGCGGCGGTGCTGCGGCTCGTCGGGTACGGCAGCCTGGCGCTGGGGCGCCTCTACGAGGGCCACGTCAACGCGCTCCAGCTCGTCGCGCGCTACGGCGCGCCGGCGCAGCAGGCGCGCCTATTCGCCGACGCGCGTGCGGGGCACCTGTTCGGAGTCTGGAACACCAACCGGCCCGGCGACAGCCTGTGCCTGGGAGAGGATGGCCGGCTCCGGGGCGTGAAGACCTTCGCGTCGGGGGCCGGCTATGTCACCCGCGCCCTGGTGACGGTCACGCGGGAGCCGGATGCGGCGTCGCTGATGCTGGTCGTGCCGCTGGAGCCCGGCAGCCGCGCCGATCTGACCGGCTGGCGCGCCCACGGCATGCGCGCCTCCGCCACCGGCACCGTCGACTTCGAGGACATCGCCGTCGGCGCGGACGCGATTCTCGGCGGGCGGGACGATTACCAGCGCCAACCGACCTTCTCGAGCGGGGCCTGGCGGTTCGCGGCCGTGCAGCTCGGCGGCATCGAGGCCGTGTTCGATGCGTGGCGCGCCCATCTCGGGGCAACCGGTCGTGGCGGCGATCCCCATCAGCGCGCGCGGCTCGGCGAGGGTGCCATCGCGGTCGAGGGCGCCCGGCACTGGATCGAGCGCGCCGCCCGGATCGTCGCGGAGAACGACCTTCCGCCCGAGCGCGTCGTCGCCTTCGTCAACCTGACCCGGCTCGCCGTGGAAAAGGCCGGGCTCGACGTGCTGCAACTCGCCCAGCGCTCCGTCGGCCTGCAGGGTTTCCTGCGGCCCCATCCCCTGGAGCGCCTGTCCCGCGACCTCGCGACCTACCTGCGCCAGCCTGCGCCGGACGGTGCGCTCACCAGCGCGGCCGAAGAGATCCTGCGGGTGCGCGGCGCGGCGGAGCACCTGTGGGCCGGACGCGCGGAATGA
- a CDS encoding zinc-dependent alcohol dehydrogenase, with protein MKALCWHGRNDIRCDTVPDPVIEDSRDVIIKVTSCAICGSDLHLMDGLMPTMESGDVLGHEFMGEVAEVGQGFTKYKKGDRIIVPFNINCGECRQCKLGNFSVCERSNRNAAMAAAQFGYTTAGLFGYSHLTGGYAGGQAEYVRVPMADVAPMKVPDGMDDESVLFLTDILPTGWQGAEHCEIQGGETIAIWGAGPVGLFAIQSAKIMGAERIIVIETVPERIALAKKVGATDVIDFMNEDVFERIKEITKGQGADGVIDCVGMEASAGHGGITGVLSTVQEKLTATERPYALAEAIKAVRPCGIVSVPGVYGGPIPVNMGSIVQKGLTLKSGQTHVKRYLETLTKLIQEGKFDMTGLITHRSQDLADGPDLYKTFRDKKDGCVKVVFHL; from the coding sequence ATGAAGGCACTGTGCTGGCACGGCCGCAACGACATCCGCTGCGATACGGTCCCGGATCCGGTCATCGAGGATTCCCGCGACGTCATCATCAAGGTGACGAGCTGCGCGATCTGCGGCTCGGACCTGCACCTCATGGACGGGCTGATGCCGACCATGGAGAGCGGCGACGTCCTCGGCCACGAATTCATGGGCGAGGTCGCCGAGGTCGGTCAGGGCTTCACCAAGTACAAGAAGGGCGACCGGATCATCGTCCCCTTCAACATCAATTGCGGCGAATGCCGTCAGTGCAAGCTCGGCAACTTCTCAGTGTGCGAGCGCTCGAACCGCAACGCCGCGATGGCGGCCGCCCAGTTCGGCTACACGACGGCCGGCCTGTTCGGCTACTCGCACCTCACCGGCGGCTATGCGGGCGGTCAGGCCGAGTATGTGCGCGTGCCGATGGCCGACGTCGCCCCCATGAAGGTTCCGGACGGCATGGACGACGAGTCGGTCCTGTTTCTCACCGACATCCTGCCCACCGGCTGGCAGGGCGCCGAGCATTGCGAGATCCAGGGCGGCGAGACCATCGCGATCTGGGGTGCAGGCCCTGTCGGCCTGTTCGCCATCCAGTCGGCCAAGATCATGGGCGCCGAGCGGATCATCGTCATCGAGACGGTGCCCGAGCGGATCGCCCTGGCCAAGAAGGTCGGCGCCACCGACGTGATCGACTTCATGAACGAGGACGTGTTCGAGCGGATCAAGGAGATCACCAAGGGCCAGGGCGCCGACGGCGTGATCGACTGCGTCGGCATGGAGGCGAGCGCCGGCCACGGCGGCATCACCGGCGTGCTCTCCACGGTGCAGGAGAAGCTCACCGCCACGGAGCGTCCCTACGCTCTGGCCGAGGCGATCAAGGCGGTCCGGCCCTGCGGCATCGTCTCGGTGCCGGGCGTCTATGGCGGGCCGATCCCGGTCAACATGGGCTCGATCGTCCAGAAGGGCCTGACCCTCAAGAGCGGCCAGACCCACGTGAAGCGCTACCTCGAGACGCTGACCAAGCTGATCCAGGAGGGCAAGTTCGACATGACCGGCCTGATCACGCACCGCTCGCAGGACCTCGCGGACGGGCCCGACCTCTACAAGACCTTCCGCGACAAGAAGGACGGCTGCGTGAAGGTGGTGTTCCACCTGTAA
- a CDS encoding DUF892 family protein, with translation MASTEIGTIYAGALRNTRALEKQGLEQIERQLSGLERYPDYAAVLRRHAETTKGQLARLDRALEGIGASPSTLKETVTSVAGSIGAAVHATAQDETLKNLYAGYAYQYDQIAAYRSLAVIAERAGKSDQASSFRAAVEEETKAAEEIAALIEPVTQTYLDLTLAGGKADS, from the coding sequence ATGGCCAGCACAGAGATCGGCACGATCTACGCCGGAGCGCTGCGGAACACGCGCGCCTTGGAGAAGCAGGGCCTGGAACAGATCGAGCGGCAGCTCTCCGGCTTGGAGCGGTACCCGGATTACGCCGCCGTGCTGCGCCGGCATGCCGAGACCACGAAGGGACAGCTGGCCCGTCTGGACCGGGCGCTGGAGGGCATCGGCGCGAGCCCATCCACGCTGAAGGAGACGGTCACGAGCGTCGCCGGCTCGATCGGAGCCGCGGTCCACGCGACGGCGCAGGACGAGACGCTGAAGAACCTCTACGCCGGATACGCCTACCAGTACGACCAGATCGCCGCCTATCGCTCGCTGGCGGTCATCGCGGAGCGGGCCGGCAAGTCGGACCAGGCCTCATCCTTCCGCGCGGCGGTCGAGGAGGAGACGAAGGCGGCCGAGGAGATCGCCGCGCTCATCGAGCCGGTGACCCAGACCTACCTCGACCTGACGCTCGCCGGCGGCAAGGCCGACAGCTGA
- a CDS encoding cytochrome b has product MRMNGWLDTPQRYGRISRAFHWLMAALFAWQFAGALLYVAIGDTALTRFVGGSHFTLGFTLFVLVLLRGLWGLANVARRPPHPGRLGRAAVTGHAFIYLLMVLTPGLALLRQYGSGKPFTPYGLPLMPGRDTKIAWMVAPGDLLHHWLGFTLLVVVLGHAAMALIHRRVRQEDVLARMA; this is encoded by the coding sequence ATGCGGATGAACGGCTGGCTCGACACGCCGCAGCGCTACGGCCGGATCAGCCGGGCATTCCACTGGCTCATGGCCGCGCTCTTCGCCTGGCAATTCGCCGGCGCGCTCCTCTACGTCGCGATCGGCGACACCGCCCTGACACGCTTCGTCGGCGGCAGCCACTTCACCCTCGGCTTCACCCTCTTCGTCCTCGTGCTCCTGCGCGGCCTCTGGGGGCTGGCGAACGTGGCGCGCAGACCGCCGCATCCCGGACGCCTGGGGCGTGCCGCGGTGACCGGTCACGCGTTCATCTATCTGCTGATGGTCCTCACGCCGGGTCTCGCCCTGCTCCGCCAGTATGGCTCCGGTAAGCCGTTCACGCCCTACGGCCTTCCGCTGATGCCGGGGCGGGACACGAAGATCGCCTGGATGGTGGCTCCGGGCGATCTCCTCCATCACTGGCTCGGCTTCACCCTGCTGGTCGTCGTGCTCGGGCATGCCGCCATGGCGCTGATCCATCGCCGGGTGCGGCAGGAGGACGTGCTGGCCCGGATGGCCTGA
- a CDS encoding DUF3140 domain-containing protein, protein MAETDDHATTYKEFKEVVNMTASALEKHLASEASQSVGQKKDGGEATGHVEGRHIVAMLHKKKSELSDEDYRHMRKVIGYVHRHLKQGGPKDKDEVKDSPWRLSLMNWGHDPLKAA, encoded by the coding sequence ATGGCCGAGACGGACGACCACGCGACGACCTACAAGGAGTTCAAGGAGGTCGTGAACATGACGGCCTCCGCCCTGGAGAAGCATCTCGCGAGCGAGGCCAGCCAATCGGTCGGCCAGAAGAAGGATGGGGGCGAGGCGACGGGCCACGTGGAGGGCCGCCACATCGTCGCGATGCTGCACAAGAAGAAATCCGAGCTGTCGGACGAGGATTACCGGCACATGCGCAAGGTGATCGGCTACGTGCACCGGCACCTGAAGCAGGGCGGCCCGAAGGACAAGGATGAGGTGAAGGATTCGCCCTGGCGACTGTCGCTGATGAACTGGGGCCACGACCCCCTGAAGGCGGCCTGA
- a CDS encoding YgiQ family radical SAM protein translates to MSRAEMTALGWESCDIVLVTGDAYVDHPSFGMAIIGRLLEAQGFRVGIIAQPDWHSAEPFKALGKPNLFFGVTGGNLDSMVNRYTADRRLRHDDAYTAGGEGGRRPDRCTIVYTQRCREAFKDVPIVLGGIEASLRRIAHYDYWSDKVRRSILADAKADLLIYGNAERAVVEVANRLAAGEAPNQLDAIRGVALFRRVPAHYTELPADDLDSTDEAATRRPGETVIRLPAYDEVKEDKEAYARASRVLHREANPGNARPLVQRHGDRDLWLNPPPIPLTSDEMDAVYDLPYARAPHPSYGDAKIPAWDMIKFSVTIMRGCFGGCTFCSITEHEGRVIQNRSEGSILREIERIRDKTPGFTGVISDVGGPTANMYRMACKDPKIEAACRLPSCVFPDVCPNLNTSHDDLIRLYRKVREVKGVKKVMVASGVRYDLAVKSPEYIKELVTHHVGGRLKIAPEHTERGPLDKMMKPGIGTYDRFKEMFDAAAKEAGKKYYLIPYFIAAHPGTTDEDMMHLALWLKKNNYRADQVQTFLPSPMATATAMYHTEINTLRGVKRGGSEPVEAIKGLRQRRLHKAFLRYHDPENWPLLREALREMGRADLIGPRPDQLVPFSQPPGTGAGAGRTGGQPRPVYRPGGGQRFTTKGVPLRK, encoded by the coding sequence ATGAGCCGCGCCGAGATGACGGCGCTCGGGTGGGAGTCCTGCGACATCGTCCTGGTGACCGGCGACGCCTACGTGGACCACCCGAGCTTCGGCATGGCCATCATCGGCCGGCTGCTCGAGGCGCAGGGCTTCCGGGTCGGCATCATCGCCCAGCCGGACTGGCACTCGGCGGAGCCGTTCAAGGCGCTCGGCAAGCCGAACCTGTTCTTCGGCGTCACCGGCGGCAACCTCGATTCGATGGTGAACCGCTACACGGCGGACCGCCGGCTGCGCCACGACGACGCCTACACGGCCGGTGGCGAGGGCGGCCGGCGCCCGGACCGCTGCACCATCGTGTACACGCAGCGCTGCCGCGAGGCCTTCAAGGACGTGCCGATCGTGCTCGGCGGCATTGAGGCGTCGCTGCGCCGGATCGCCCACTACGATTACTGGTCCGACAAGGTGCGCCGCTCGATCCTGGCGGACGCGAAGGCCGATCTGCTGATCTACGGCAACGCCGAGCGCGCCGTGGTCGAGGTGGCGAACCGCCTCGCGGCCGGCGAGGCGCCGAACCAGCTCGACGCGATCCGGGGCGTCGCCCTGTTCCGCCGCGTCCCCGCCCACTACACCGAGCTGCCCGCCGACGACCTCGACTCGACGGACGAGGCCGCGACCCGCCGGCCCGGCGAGACCGTGATCCGGCTCCCCGCCTACGACGAGGTCAAGGAGGACAAGGAGGCCTATGCCCGCGCCTCGCGCGTGCTGCACCGGGAGGCCAATCCCGGCAACGCGCGCCCGCTCGTCCAGCGCCACGGCGACCGCGACCTGTGGCTCAACCCGCCGCCGATCCCGCTGACCAGCGACGAGATGGACGCGGTCTACGACCTGCCCTACGCCCGCGCCCCGCACCCGTCCTACGGCGACGCGAAGATCCCCGCCTGGGACATGATCAAGTTCTCGGTGACGATCATGCGCGGCTGCTTCGGCGGCTGCACCTTCTGCTCGATCACGGAGCACGAGGGCCGCGTCATCCAGAACCGCTCGGAGGGCTCAATCCTGCGCGAGATCGAGCGGATCCGCGACAAGACGCCGGGCTTCACGGGCGTGATCTCCGATGTCGGCGGGCCGACGGCGAACATGTACCGGATGGCCTGCAAGGACCCGAAGATCGAGGCGGCGTGCCGGTTGCCGTCCTGCGTGTTCCCGGACGTCTGCCCGAACCTGAACACGTCGCACGACGACCTGATCCGGCTCTACCGCAAGGTCCGCGAGGTGAAGGGCGTCAAGAAGGTGATGGTCGCCTCGGGCGTGCGCTACGACCTCGCGGTGAAGAGCCCCGAATACATCAAGGAGCTCGTCACTCACCACGTCGGCGGCCGCCTGAAGATCGCGCCCGAGCACACCGAGCGCGGCCCCCTCGACAAGATGATGAAGCCGGGGATCGGCACCTACGACCGCTTCAAGGAGATGTTCGACGCCGCCGCCAAGGAGGCGGGCAAGAAGTACTACCTGATCCCGTACTTCATCGCGGCGCATCCCGGCACGACCGACGAGGACATGATGCACCTCGCGCTCTGGCTCAAGAAAAACAATTATCGCGCCGATCAGGTCCAGACGTTCCTGCCCTCGCCGATGGCGACCGCCACGGCCATGTATCACACCGAGATCAACACCCTGCGGGGCGTGAAACGCGGTGGCAGCGAGCCGGTCGAGGCGATCAAGGGGCTGCGGCAGCGCCGGCTGCACAAGGCGTTCCTGCGCTACCACGACCCGGAGAACTGGCCCCTGCTGCGCGAGGCGCTGCGGGAGATGGGCCGCGCCGATCTGATCGGGCCGCGGCCGGACCAGCTCGTGCCGTTCTCGCAGCCGCCGGGAACCGGCGCCGGGGCGGGCCGGACGGGCGGCCAGCCGCGACCCGTGTACCGTCCGGGCGGCGGTCAGCGCTTCACCACGAAGGGCGTTCCGCTGCGCAAGTGA
- a CDS encoding DNA polymerase ligase N-terminal domain-containing protein — protein sequence MSDPGILAYRVQKHAARRLHYDFRLQVGGVLKSWAVARGPSLVAGERRLAVAVEDHGLDYADYEGVIAPGQYGAGTVLLWDRGTWEPEGDPDAALASGSLAFTLHGQKLTGRWRLMRMRPKPRERQVSWLLVKSHDGAARAAGEPDILEEAPRSVLTGRTVEDIAAAVA from the coding sequence ATGTCTGACCCAGGGATCCTGGCCTACCGCGTGCAGAAGCACGCGGCCCGCCGGCTGCACTACGACTTCCGGCTGCAGGTCGGCGGGGTCCTCAAGAGCTGGGCGGTCGCGCGCGGGCCGAGCCTCGTCGCGGGCGAACGCCGCCTCGCCGTCGCCGTCGAAGATCACGGCCTGGACTACGCGGACTACGAGGGCGTGATCGCGCCGGGCCAGTATGGCGCCGGCACCGTGCTGCTCTGGGACCGGGGGACCTGGGAGCCGGAGGGTGATCCGGACGCGGCGCTGGCCTCGGGGTCGCTCGCCTTCACCCTGCATGGGCAGAAGCTGACCGGTCGCTGGCGTCTCATGCGGATGCGGCCGAAGCCGCGGGAGCGCCAGGTCTCGTGGCTGCTGGTGAAGTCCCACGACGGGGCGGCCCGCGCGGCCGGCGAGCCCGACATCTTGGAGGAAGCGCCGCGATCGGTCCTGACCGGACGCACGGTCGAGGATATCGCCGCTGCGGTGGCCTAA